gcttcgcctcgaagccaagtccgagcgcgcctagggcccgggggctactgtcggtgttctgggaacgggggtccccagacttgcctgtctgcggcccacggcgtggctcctccagcggcctggtacggcccatctccACTAGCAAACActtaagaccctcgcgaggggccaagcctcgcgaggtggatgacgcaagacctcctctggggtggcctcactaggctggcccgcgaggagcggagagatcaaggcgaggggcacctcgtgaggttcccgtgacgtgagccgtgacgaccaaggccaggctggtgccagcgggcgcagagtactggtttcctctttggtgctaaaggagcaggcacaggcgaagagtcccgaggcaccaggtaaaggtttccatatcggtgcaatgagaccaagaccagcaggacggcaggacggaggtcatcgcggagcccacgacggcgtcaccactagagcctttagtaggcgaagaccaccttttgtcaggatagcttttactagctgtcccccttcaaattggccgttgtgggatcccttcccgcctaacatttggggagaggacctgggcctctataaataggactagccaccaccttagcaaggggacggatcattcagatcatcctcaaccacacaagctcaccgagcttgagaacacctctcctcaggagactatttttcccttgtacttgttcatcctcagcctacaaggcaatccaccacaccacactggagtagggtattacaccacatcggtggcccaaaccagtataaactcttgtgtcccttgttcttcgagttcgacgagctgagctttgagatcgtggtgagtgagtgagctagggggagggagagatcttcgtgcgcaccccagagttcgaaccttgagggttttgccggaacccgtgatccgacaatgatagttttcctgatgagtagttagctgcaataaatgtttctcatagtgctccttggtatgctgactatgctaattacattgttgctaaatatttaccacctagctttacataccagcaaaagaaaaaattcttctatgatttgagacattacttttgggatgacaaACATCTCTgctcctaatggagcagttggtagtctTCGCCGGTCAATTTTCGTCCCACCTATCATGGTTTTTTTTCGTCCCACCTTCGCTGGTTTTTTCCGTAGATTTTTTTCGTCCCCTCCCCCCACTTCATCGCTTTATATCAGTTGGTTGAATAGTCCCACCACTTTCATCTGGGTTTTTTTTCTCCGGTTTATTTTCGACTCACTTCCCACCACcactagtagaatgcccgtgcgtttCCACGGGCATTTTAAAAATCTTCCTGGTTCATCATGATCATGTTCTACGGGAAAAAACTCCAAGGTTTATGGATATATGATACTCCTTGCAATTAATATCACTAAATTTCTTGATCCACCAAACTGTAGGTAAGTACAAAATTAAATGAATCTGAGTTGAGTGGAATAAGGATCGATGAAATGAATGAACAAACGAATCGCGCACATGTCGTTCATCAGTTCTTCTCCGCCAGAAAATGGAACCCAATACGTTGTTCCTGCAATATTTCATTGGTCCTCGGAACCCATCAGCCTCCTCGCTAGCGCTAAGGTACCCTGTTTGGCCATCACTTCCGCCGCCGGCTTCAACATCACCACTTACATGTCTCCGCCAGCTCTGCCACGATGCCATGTCCATCATGTTTCACTTTATCATACATTACTCACGTAACATAAGTACTATTGTTCAAGCGTGCATACCAGTCGTTAGATCGAGTACATCCAAACAGTCCACCATGTTTCACTTTATCATACATTACTCACGTAACATAAGTACTATTGTTCAAGCATGCATACCAGTCGTTAGATCGAGTACATCCAAACAGTTGCGATCCACCACTTTTCACGATCCCCTCCCTCCGCGAGACGTCTCCCGCACTGCGTCAAAGACACTCCCCTCATGCACGCTTCCAATGTAGGTTGTTGCCCCTCAGAGGCCTCCCTCACCGGCCATAGATCTCGCCGCAAGTCACACCTTGCCATGACCAAACTCCACCATATATACAAACACATGCAGACATGCTACACCTCGGTTACTATGCTAGACGTGCATATAGTACGCTAAATATTTTGTTTCTAGTATTTTCTTATTTCTTTTGTAAAAATATTTGAAGCACCATTAGAACACAACATCTATACCTACTATTAAAAGGAATAGGTATTCTTGGTTTGGCTCCGGTTTGTTTCGTCCCGTCTTGTGGATTTTTACGTAtgttattttttttcttttttagttTTGTCCGTCCGTTGGAGGAACATATATGTGTGCAAACAGAGGAAACGGGACGTACGAACGAAACCGGGAGTCTGCTGAAGAGTAAAAAAATAATCGCCAGAGCCAGGAATCAAACACACGACATATGCGTGAGGCATCCAAGTTGTTGCCAGCGCCCAGCAAGCCAGACAAGAAGATGTGTTCTAAAGTGAAGCTATTGTTTCTATAGATCATCTGTGACACTGGTTAAAGAGCCCAGGCAGAGTCGAAGCCCACGCAAGATTGGATTTCCACGTTGCTGGGTTGGGCCTTCGCCTGACGAGTTCCTCCCGTTGTTTCGCTGGGCCTGTGCGTGGATGAAAAATCTAATGTTGTACGGGGCAAAAGACGGCCTTGCATCAAGCGAGGCATGGCTAGCCGGCGATGTACAGATAACTGTCCGTGCTCTGGGCATCTAATAGGCACCGATGACTTTAGGTGGGACTCCCAACTATGCTATGGCTCCTTTTATGATTGTGCGGCTGATATGTATTTCTTCCAGACCTCAGTGTGCGCCTCCCTGCCGTCGGTAGCACTGTTGGATGTTTAGCTGAATGGGACAATCAACGTTTCTTtgcatatatatatgtgggaCAACTAgcgtttcttcatggtgtattCGCTATGAACCATTGTGATTGCACATAACCCTAATTTTCTTTCCCGTTGCAACGCaagggcatatgtgctagtaaaATCCAATATATCAAATATGTTAAAATCCAGTAAATAATGCTAGTAAAGTATATACAAATTTGCACTTCCAATACACTGAACAAAAAATGTACATACATCAGCATTCACTACTCCTTTCAACAATGCTAGAACATGATCACTTGTTTGTCTTTCAGCAGACAATCTTTGACCACTGGCAACCGGGGAGCTGCTGGAGATCGCTCCTCAGCTAGCTTAGCTGTTTGTTCATCTAAAAAAGAAAAAGGGTTACCTTTCCATTAATTTTAGTCTTGTAGTTACAGCCCCTCAAGTATTTGGTCACCTATATGTACTCTGTTTTCCAGTACCTTGTTTCATAATTATCCTATGTATTTTCTTGAAGAGTGCAGGCTTATTCTACACCAATTCCCCTCCATCCTCGAGTTACCTGGCCACCGTagctcctctcctctctcttgcCGCTCCATGTGCTAGCTTTGAAAATGCCAAATTATATTGTGTCGCATTGTTATGTACGTAGTTATGATCAATAACACAAATACCTAAaagcaaagaagaaaaccaaagtGAAATTGCTGGGAAAATGTCAACAAATCACATACTGCTAGATGAACCATAAGAATATGAGTACCCCATTATGTCTCAAATCATCATAATACAGTGATAGGTGATGTATAGGGAGATAAAAGACATTGGCAATAATTAATAATACTTACTGGTTAAAGAAAGAAATTGGTCATCTAAAATTATGAATATGAAGATAATGAacccatgaagatactaacgatTAGAATTATCCTTCCTTTCAATCTCCATCTTTAACAAACAGGATAACCCAAAATGAATAGGCGATACTTTTAACAAAAATCTAAAAAAAATTAAGGATAAGCTATAGAATATGTTACCATTAAGGTAGATGTTAATTGCAAGAACAACTTTTAGATCAATGCTACACTTTTGTCATGCATCACGTTAACATGTGCCGCAACTTGTGGAGGATAACATGTGCTCATTATTCATGTGCATCCAGATCTCCAAGTATTAACACAAGAAATTATTCAGTTGTAACACACTTTAGCCATGCCCGAAATATGATTAGTGGAATGCTCTGCTCGGTAAATTATTACCCAGCGCATATTGTTTCACCAATTTTGAACAAATGGACTGGATCGCTTATCAAGTATTTTCAAGCGATGAAACTAATATCACATGTGGAAAAATGCTTTTCAGGCTTTCCTCTTACGATACTATAGAAACTTGGTTCTCTCACATGTACATATGAACCTACTTATGATAATGTTGATCCCAGCCACGTATGGAAACACTGATTGAGATTTACTCAATAGGATAGCTAAAACCTGACAGTAGTGATTTTTTAAATGTTAGTAGTAATCCAGACCAAAAGAACAAGGTAAGCGAGTGAAAGAGTCAACTTACCTTTAACAAAATTTTGTCATATGCCAAAAAAGTTTCATCCCTGAATGTTTAATGAAGAGATGCTTCTGGCACTTTTGGTTCCTCCATATCACGCTGCAATGAACATGTCCCATTGGAAAAATTAGATGTATAAAAAAATTAAAATGGCAGCAATTACTATTCAATAGTGAACAATCAGGCTATTAGAACATACCTATATACAGTTGTGTAGCACCATAACATCTTAAATTGGGATAAAGACAGCCAAAGTTCACCATTAATATACAATCAGGCTTCTGAACAATAACTGCCAGCAGCCCAACAGTACTAATCAAATGAAATAAGATAAATTCAGTTACTTCAGAATAGTAGAACCTGGCCAATGGTTGGCCGTATGAAGAAAAAATAAGGATGGAGATGTTTATGTGAAGAAGAACTGAAGTCATATCATCTCCTGCTGCACAACCAACTACTGGCCAATGGTTGGCCGTATGAACATACAAGTACCAAAATGACATGGACTGTAATAGTCTTGAACCTATATAGACACGGGTTATTCTAGAAATATATCTGGAACAGGTTGTACGTGCGGCGTCAATACTATGGCTGAATCAAACGATCAATTAACCCTAATACATACTACGAGCACCCACATATACAAAACATGCAATCAGAAGAAAGAAGAGTACATCGAGCAGCTTGAAAGGGTTTCGCATGGTGGCGAAGCTTCacaggcaggcaggcaggcaacAGTGCGGACGAACATCTCGCTCGCAACCTATGGATTTGGCTTCTTAATGGCATGGCTAAGTATGCCAGTGCCTCAGACTTCGAGATGTAGAGTTCTAGAAAAAAAGCAGATTTGAGGATCTGGGTTAGCAAATTTACTACCAAATGATTAATACCATAGCACCATGAAGACGGAAGCATGTCTGCTAGTTTTAGCTATTATCTAATATTAGGTGGATTAACATTACATTGCTAAGATTATTAAATTAGCAGTGCACCCATGATATGCTCTCAAACAAAATACAAGCGTTCACTAAAAGAAGCATAGCAAACATTAGTCTGTAAGTaaatgatttaaaaaaaatattcCTCAACCAGCCATGCCTCACTCTAGTGCTGCCACCGCCCTCGTTCACCGTATAATCTACGGCCCAGGTCGTTCTGCCCGTGTAAGAGACGTGAGACATAGGACACATGAGGAATGGAAGTAAGAATCGATATGAGGTCAGAAAATCTTTTATCTGTATCTTCAATGAGGCAAATCCCCCTTCTGAATTGACAACAATTATCAAACCTTGCAATGCATGATGGGTTCGATGACAGATTTAGTGTATGAGATAGAACCTCTGCCAATCTTGTTAACTTGGGTCATTATTCAGTAGTCAACATCTTAGAAAAGGATGAGAGGTGTGGTAGACATGGTGGAGGAATCTTAACATATATAGCACTTCCCAGAAAAGAAGATATTAGCACCATAGTTGAAATGTGTCTATAAAAAGGAGTCCTATTGTGCTTCGAAAAGGGAGTCTGATTTCAGAGTAATCCAAGTTATTCAAGTGATTAACAATGAAACAAACTCTGCAATTTGAGTATTTCCTAAATAAAGTGATATATACACGCACCAAATATTTGTGAAGTTAGAGAGAACTATCGATTTGAGGTATGTATGACTCAAGAAGGGAAACCTCTACATTGAGTACTCAAAGCTAACGAAAGGAAGCCACATGATCAGGTATTTGAGGCATGCAATGTAGAACCTTAGCCGGGATAAACTGCAATTGGTCAAACATGCACTCACATAACCTGGAACGCTCTGAAACAGAAGTTTAATCTAGCAGCCAGCAACCGCGTACGCGAGGAAATACCTGCCTGATTGTACATATATGGAAAGGTGTTGAGCAAGATGCACGGCTAGTTCATGAGATAGACTTTGCGCCCTTCGGGTCCAGCATGGTGAAGTGGATCACACCTCCTGTATCCACCACGAAATCGATCTATGGCATGTACTCCTTCATTCTTCTGGACCTAGCTAGAGAACCTGACACCGTTGATGTAGCTTGCCGATCCAAGACCAAACACGTAGAATGGCCGGTTTGCCCAAATATGTTACGTTGTGCTTGCACTCGTGTACTTGTCCGGCAACGCCCGAGgattcttcctgcaaccagcaaGAATCCCTATCaatcatcaacatcttcatcactCCACCGATTCACTCACTGAACCAAGCAAGTAATGGAGGGAGGACGGAGGACTCACAACACTTTCATCTCGTTGAAGACGAGGAAGTGGGCGGCTCAACAGTGCCGGGCGTGCTTGGGAATGGACCGCCAGGCGATGACGGGTCCAGCACGTGCGCCTGCGGGTCGTCCGAGTTGGAGCTCCCAGTAGAACTCCACCGTCGCGTTGTAATCCGCCGCCATGAACACATTGAGAGAGCCGTTGGGCCCCACGAACTTGGCCAGGGACTTTTGGCCGCGCGACGGGATCGCCGACCGACACCAGGCACAACATCGACTTCAGCGAGTCCCCCACGAACATCAGCCTCTTGTTCCGCAGCCGCTCCAGCAGCAACCGCGCGTTGAACCTACAGCAAGATTCAATTCGGGTGGGTTGAGACCTACGAGTGCTGATGAACTGAATTGAATtggggatggatggatggatgctcGGCCATGGCGCCGGAGGTACGGTATGGTACCTGGGGAGGTCGCAGGAGGAAGGCTGCCAGCGCCACCGCTGGTACGAGTCGTCGCGCCGGCCGTTGCGCATGCAGGTCACCTGCTCCGTCAGGAACTCGCACACCGGCTCCCTGTACAGTGGCACCTGGGACGCCTCCGCGTCGTACGTCCACCACCCCTGGTACAGGTTGCACGCCAGCGGTTGGAAGTGCGGCGGAGGGGCGGCCTGCGGCGGCGGCTAGATCCGACGGGGTATTGAGTTGGTAGGATTACCTGGGGTTGAAACCGGCCTGCGGCGGCGATCGGCGGGGTATTCCGGAGGGGATccgcggcggggacggcggctTTACCGTGGCCACGACGACGGCGATACAGAACTGATGACGAGGGCGAGATCCGGCGGGGTCTTCTCGAGTCGTCCAGCGGCAGCTAGATCCGACGGGGTCTCCTCCACGAGATCGGCGGCGCTAACGTCGAGGTCGAGGGGATCGCAACGTGTGTGGGTGGGGTCGGGGGAGGGGAAGGGCGAAATAAAACCAGCGAAAAAAAACCGTAACGAAAAAACCGAAGGTGGGACAGAAAAAACCTGAAAGTGAGACTACCAACTGATCGAGTAGAGATATCTCCTCACGTTGATTTTTTCACCCTCCTAATAAAACCTTTATTAACATGTGCAAACTTTCCTAACCAGACATATCACAAACGGGTAGGTAATAATATCATGTTACCAAGCAATAAAACCTCATTTCATGGAAATCAATTCAAAATCCTAATTTTCCTAAAACATCAATTCTTACCTTTCTTATTTTGTTTGGTCCCGCCTATCTATTCCCACAAAAAAAGGAAACGTACCTCCCGTTTCCAATTTTTTCTCCATCAAATCAGCGATGGACCACCGCTCAAAGGAAAAATAAATGCCCACCTCTTTTCAGACTCCCGAACAACGAACATGGGCTGTCGCCTGCTCGCTCGGACGCCCCCGCCATCCCCACCCCGCttagacgccgccgccgcccccaccccgcTCGCACTCCGTCGCCGCCCTTGCTCAAAAGCCTCGGTCCTCGCCATTGGCCGTCTCCCTCAGCGCCACTCCCTCCCTCCCATCACCGTTGTCGCGTTGACAACACTGCGGTGGCTTTGCCGAACCAACGCCGCCGATTTTTTCCTCAACGGTCGTCCTCGTGCCGTCGAGCAAGCCTGGTTTGCCAGCTACAATTTCCGTCCTAAATCTTCAATCATCCATTGATGCCTCTTATAATTTCTCATGTAATGCTACTTTCAGATCCATTTGTGTTGTGCCTCTACACCACGCAGCAGTACCTTCGTGCGCCACCAAGGAAGGCTTGATCTTTTCCACAGGTCCACCTTCTTACTCTAATTAATCTAAAACTTTTTAAGCAAATGTCAGAGTTAGAATCCCTCGTCCAAAAAAACCTGTTGCCACTCACACGTAGACGGAGGTATAGCTAGCATGATTTCCTTTATGTGTTACCACGTATTCATTAATCAATTCCCATGTATACATGATTTCCGCCATGGGTTCATGAATTGATGCATATGATTTCTACATTGTGATGTCATCACAAGAGGCAAGCTACAAACCTGGCCAATGTAAGACCTGTGAAACAGTGCAATTTATATTTACGAGGAAAATGCAGCAACTTAAGTCTTAATTGATCTAACGCACTGCGCCTGCCGCAACGTCAACAATGCTCAGGTCACACTCTGCGCTGACCGGTACGCCTTGCTGCCGCCCGAAACGGCCTCATCGAGGAGTACACCAGCTGCCCCATTCCGGCTGAGATCCTCCGGATCCTCTCCACCCAGCCGCCGTCATTGCAGGAGGACATTGATGAGTGGCTCGCCGAGCTGCCCGAATCTTACAAGAGGCTCAGGTAACTTTACAAATATATATAGGTAGCTCAACATCTACTTGATTAATTAAATTATCGCACTTTCTTTTTCGCCAATATATGCTGTTGAGACTTGAGAGGCACTCATGTTGCTAATTGGTGTATCAAACTTTACATGGACAGTATAGTTGTGTGAATATTGAGTGATCCTGTGAGTAGTGTTGCTATATGCAAGGGAATGATAGAATGATGACTTTGCAAAGTAAGGGCATATATATAGACTCAGTGCTACCTTCTAACAAATATAAGAATTTGCAGAGTGTACCACTTTTGGATGTAAAAAAGGAAGTTTTCCTGATGCATCCATGTAATGGTGGATCGATCGTATGCTTCATAAAGATAAAAATATGTGTCTGGTTTTCCTCTCAAAAGGTTGGTCAATTTCTTGTGGTGCCTTGAATCTTTATCCAACTGACAGGTATAATCATCATTGTTGATAGTTTGATTGAATATAATTTCACAATACGAAGTAGTCGTTTCTATTCTATGATGTTTCCCTAACATGCTAAGCAAATGATATAGCTGATCCTGAGACCCGAGATCAGTTTTTTGTACTAATCAACATGGTAATCTTTGGTGACCAAGCATGAAATTTTGAATCAGACCTTTTTCGGCATCACAACAGATGGCACGGAAGGAGGGCCTATTCATCATCCACCAGTCACCTAAAGTTCGTTATTTGACATCTACCATTTTTATGTCTATTTCTCATTTATTGTGAAATAATTTATTTGAGAACTTCAGTGAGCTACTCTTTGTTTTTAGCATTCACCGACAATGGTAGGTGTAATCTTCAGAACAAAGTGTGTCAAGGCAGCAATTATAGTTGGTGATGTGAGCCGCCCTAGTCGCATGACAATATTCTGGCCAAGATAGTACGGCACATTACTGCTTGCCCAAATGAAGGGAACGTTGATCTGGTCACAATCCTTTTCGGATCTTTTGTCCTAACTGGCCAACTAAGTTTAGTAGCTTGTAGCTTCCATTAAAATTGCATACAAGATGTCCACGGATGCTACTTATCACTTCCATTTAGAGGCTCACATGTTGCTTCGTATCTTCAGACTTACTTAGCACTTCCATTTACAGGCATAGTGTCGCTGGGTCGTACGGTTGTTCATTGGTCAACACAGTCATTTTATTACTCTTGCATGATTGTATTGGACTGGGGATTGTTTACCATACAATAACAATTATACATATATAGCTTCAGTCAAAGCATCGACCACTCAGTTTGATGCTGATGAATTTGTATCACAGCTTCTGTTGAATTCTGGTGGTTAGAGATACAACAAGAATTTTGATTTGGCAAGGCCCTCACGGAGACACTGGAGGAGATTGTGCTCAGGGGTGTGCTCATCCTGAGTTCGACTTCAGCGTCCACCTGCAGTTCAACCAATAGGCCTTCTAATAATTGTGTGCTTTATGTGTTTTCAAAATGGGCTTCTTGTTTCTTTTAGTACCAGGTGAACATCAATGCCTTCTTCATGGTGCCAACCAAAATGCCACCTCTCCACACATTTATCATTGTACTGTACAGGTATCAAGGGAATAATACTGAAATACCTCGCTGTTGCTACCTGTTAGTGTAACTGTATTGATGCAGATCAGCAACTAATATGTCTTATCTTCAGTTTGATGCCATGAGGACTTGTATGCTTAATAATTAAGTAAATTGTTCTGTGGCACATGTTATTTTCAACTCCCATAGGGCATTGTTCCTTGGGACATGCATAGGGGTGGTTTCATTTCTCATTAAAGAGAATTGATCTCGAtatgatcatttttcatattAATTCATTTCTCATTAAATTATGGAAAATTTTAACATGCTCCCTCTTACCCCTTCTTTTTACATATGAGGTAAGAAGGTAAGAGTTAATCAGACCACTAATTAATGAGATCAACGGCTCAGATCCAATATATAATCTTACCTCTCATGTGAAAAGAGGAGGTAAGAGGGAGCATGTTATATCCGCTCTTAAATTACATAGAGCTTCTACTAGGGACGATACCAATGTGAATATGTTTATTATGTTTAGTTTTATTAGACTTGATGGCATATATAGTTGGGCGCATTGTGTTTGATTAAAATACGCAATGGCATTAGTCACTTCTTTTCCACTTATGTTGAGCTATCCATTGAGAAGAACATAAGAAAACAGAAATACCACACTCCAATATTTTATGATGGGAGTAATATTGTATTCCGATTATTTTTGGAACGTATCTACTCTCCCTATCAGAATTGAAATGAGCTCAGTTAAGTGGTTTTTCAAGTATGAAAAAAATCTTGTATGCTTTTTTAGTTTGGTCATGCATGAACAGTACTAACTAATATATGCATATTTTTGTATACAAGAATCAGTACATGTATGTCCACATATTCAGTCTGCATGGTAATTGGCCTTGTCAAGAAGTTGGTTACACAGATCTATGTTAATATTTGAATGGCTTGCTTATTTCGCCGAGTTAGTTGTAAGTCTCCTCTTgatattttttttgttattttgACTAGAGATGAGATGGAAGACCTATTCATAACACCAGTGATGTGCATTCACTGGAGGAGGGAGCTAACTGATCTCTTACATGCTTATATTTTTCAATTCAAAAAATTATGAGCATCAACCCATGTTTTTATTAACCTGAGAAGATAAAAAATATGGTAGCCCAAGATTAAAAACTAATATTAGCTTATTGCAATTTGGAGCTGATGGGAATTCATTATCACATTAGACGCTTGTAAATGTTATGAATTATAAATGGAAAGCTTAATTGATCACTATATAGTTTGCTTTGCAGTATTGACTTCTCTCGGGCAAAAGAAATACAAACTTTTCACAAAATAAGAAGCTTGAAGGCTGATGTGTTCGTATATAGGACCTGCTTCTATTGCAGAAAGTCCTCTAACCTGTAGCGTACTAATAGCTTCCAGATAGTCGGATTGAACAACAATCTTTTGGCAACCTAGCTGGTTTGATAACTGAATTCCATTCAGAATAGCTTGAGCCTCGGGAAATCTTTAGATAGCCTCGGTTTGGAGGAACTATAGTCTTGTTATCAGAATCAACTATGATGAAAACAATTCTATATATAGCGGGTTGCTATTGTGCACTACCCATCAATATAATTAACTTATCCGTTCCCATTTTTGAAATATTTGTGGCATACATGTTGTCAACACTGTCGTTTGATGGTGTATGTCAGCCTTAGGACCTGAACATAACTCCTTTTGTTTAATCATTCGGAGAGCTGATGTTTGATCATGAGGTTATTGTTTCCTTCTTGTTTCCGTAAACAAATGCAATGTTTTCTTTTAGAAATTGAGTTCCCCCTTGGCATTGAATAGAAgttctcagcgcgggcgccggcttcaatAGCATGATTTAGTTCATGTTTTAAGTACATTTGGCAAAATGCTTAATTGTTAAGTATAGTAGTCAGCAATCAATAGCATGATTTAGTTCATGTTTTAAGAATTTTTAAATTTTCTTAATTGCATTGTGCCATATTGCGTAGTTCGACAAAACGGAGCAACAAAACATACTATATATGTTCCACAGCTAAATCATAATTGTTATTCGATGTACATGTCATTTTTATCTAGAAAATTTATTGTAGGCTCGTAGTCTAATTCAATTTCTTTTTTCATTGCATCCACTTAATTTCAATTAGGTCAAAATAAATATCTAAGACAATTCTTGACCAAAGAATCCATGGAAGGAAAGAAAAATAATATTAAGAATAGACTATAGTAAAAAGTAAAAGGAAGTAAACCAGTGAATCTTTCATGCTTCAAAAGAAGTTGTCATCCTTATCCCTTGCTACTGGACTGCCTGGCGCCCTCGATCATTGGCTCACTGAGAACACGAGTTACTGGATTTTTGTGATAAGAGTGATGGTTGAGAGTGAGCGGGATGCGGGTTGGAGTTTTGGAGTTGGTCTGTTCATTTATAGCTGTTTGAGCAAAATTGTTTTTCTACTTTACAAAATTTGGAATATTACATTTCATTAGATATGGCGCTGCTGCAAATTGCATGAGCAAGCGGTTCGTATGTATTTTTCATCAAGTCATACATTTTTTTGGATAGAAGGGTAAATGCATTTAGGTTGATTCAAGAGTTAATAATGGACACGATGGCATATCGGTTGCATGGACATCATATTTTGTTTTTACATTAATGCATGACATTTAACTGTATGTTACAACATGACAATGACTTAGGAGACATCGGATCTAGCTTCTTGGCTCGGGGGGCATCACGGGTGATGCACGCCTCTCCTCGCCTTGATAGCGGTGGCGGGAGAATTATGATGTGAAGGAGAGAAGGCGCCATGGCGATGGTGAGGTAGGCTCGTCCGATTTTAAAGGAATGGGCTCCATCGAGAAATGTCCCACTATGAGGAGAAACTGAGCAGGAAGGGAAGGGTCTAGCAGGAAAAATGAAGGGTGCGTCATGGGGTAGATTTTTTGTGCTAGGACTGCGTGTGGCAGATAACATGGCAGATAATCGAGACAACCACATTTCTTCCCTACATATGGGTTGTATTTGGGGTAGCCCAGTCTGTCCAGTCAGTTGAATTTTAGGAAGCCCACTCGGCGCCTGTTTGATGTACAAACACACTTGGACTCCATATGAGGGAGACATGAACTTCAATCTTGTAAACGATCTTAAGTATTTATTTGATTTATCTATATGCATTGTACTACCTCCGCCCTGATTTATTGGTCCCTTTAgtattttgtgtcaaacttttaccatagatttaactaagaaaataatagtgcatg
This genomic window from Aegilops tauschii subsp. strangulata cultivar AL8/78 chromosome 4, Aet v6.0, whole genome shotgun sequence contains:
- the LOC109741629 gene encoding uncharacterized protein, translated to MRNGRRDDSYQRWRWQPSSCDLPRFNARLLLERLRNKRLMFVGDSLKSMLCLVSVGDPVARPKVPGQVRGAQRLSQCVHGGGLQRDGGVLLGAPTRTTRRRTCWTRHRLAVHSQARPALLSRPLPRLQRDESVGFLLVAGRILGRCRTSTRVQAQRNIFGQTGHSTCLVLDRQATSTVSGSLARSRRMKEYMP